The Terriglobales bacterium genome segment TCGTCATGAAATGCCGCATGATCGAGGTATGGCTCGATGTAGGCAAACTCGCGCTCCTCGAACTTAGCTTCGAAGGGACCCCGGCGCGCCACTACGATGACCTCTTCGGTCTGGCGATCAGGCAGGTCCAGCAATAGCCAGCGCGCTACGTCCACCATAACATTGCCCATGCCGACGATTGCAATACGCTTCCTGGTAGAGAAATCCCGCCAAGCGAAGGGCGGCAGCTGATTGTAGTGGTAGACGAAGTCCTTGGCGGCGAACACGCCGCGCGCATCCTCACCGGGAATGCCGAGCTTCTTGGTACCTTGCGCGCCGACAGCGAAGACCATGGCCGAGGGACCGAACTCGCGCAAATCCGAAATCGAAAAGGCATAGCCCGACCCAATCGGCACGCCGCCAAAGTAGTGCACGTTGGGCAGGCCCAGGACCTTGGCGAACTGCTTGCGCAGCCCGTCCTTCATCTTGTGTTTCACCGGATAAATGCCGTACTCGGCAAGTCCGCCCGGCTTGATATCGCGATTGAAGATCAGCACCTGATGTCCGGACAGAGCAATCTTCTGTGCGGCAAACAAGCCAGCGGGACCCGCGCCCACGACCGACACTGTTTTCATGCAGGCTCCTTAGGGCAAGGCGACGGTCAGCGGACTGCTCTAACCAGTCGGCAAGGAGAGGAGAAACCTTCTCCATCATAGTTTCCCCTCTGCCGCTCCTTTGCGGCAGTGACCTAACCCACAGCCGTCGGTGACCTGAATCAGGGATCGCAAGACAGTCTCAGACGCGGTCGTGGCCGTGCTGGAACATGAGGCGAACTGGCAAGTTCTGCCTGCGCAAACTCCAGCAAAAAAAACGCAGCCTGTTGCGGCCGTGCTGCGAGCTGGCGGAGCCCTGCATACAGCAATTCCGAGCCGCGCCTACGAGATTCCCGCGATTGTGCCAGAGGCGAGTTTGAACTATCAGAGAGCCCGGATAGGCGGGCGCTGATCTCAGTTGAGAAGCAAACAGCGGTAAATCGCTGGATCAGGGACAACGCTGGGCTCAGCGTCTGCCGTCCTTTCCCTTGATGCTCATGGCTTTACGCGCATAGCCGCTCTGAGACAACTTCTACAGTAAAGCTATCGCATTCTTCCCGGATAAGCTGTATTCCTCGCAGCTGGGGAAATAGCGTGTAATGAATCGGCGCCAATTCGTCTTAGATTCCGGAGAAGGAGTTAGCAAATGAAGAAGTTGTTCCTGATCTCACCAGCATTGGTTTTGGCGGGGACATTGGCTTTGGCGCAAACTCAGACGGCGCCAGATCCGCAAGGCTCTCAATCTCAGAGCTCGCAATCAACCCAGAGCGGCCAGAGTGGCTCGTCACAGACTCAGGATCAGGGGTCGACCCAGTCCGGCGCCTCCCAGAGCAGTTCGGGCGGTTATTCGGGCAGCGGTACTTCCGACCAGACCACCGGCAAGAAGAAGCACAAAAAGAACAAGGACACCACCGGGGCCGCCGGAACCAGCAACCCCAGCGACCAGACAGCTAACCCGCCAAAGAACTAAGACGGATTGAGCCAGGCTTAGAAAGGCCGACGTTCGCGTCGGCCTTCTGGCTTTATGGAGTGGGCCGCTTTTTGCGATCGCAGCTCTTATCCTAGGGTCCCGGACGCTGATCCGTTGGTCGAAAGCGACTTCCTTCGCCTCGAATAGACGAATCCAGCAGTTCGATCGGATGAACGACGGAAATATTTTTTCCCAAACTTTTCAGCGCGGACTGGATCTGGAGCAGACAACCCGGATTTCCAGTCGCGATCACGTCAGGGGTTGTGGAAATCGCATTCTGGGCCTTCCGAAGACCTAGCTCCTTCGCGGTCTCAGGTTCCACCAGGTTGTAAATGCCGGCGGAGCCGCAGCAGATCGCAGATTCAGGAATCTCCGAAACACTGAGCCCGGGGATCGTTTGCAGCACCCGGCGAGGCTGCGCTTGAACACGCTGCGCGTGTTGAATGTGGCAGGCATCGTGATAGGCAACCCGCAGCGGGATGGGATGCCGATTCGCTCGCGGTTCCAGCTCCGCCAGGAATTCGCAAACGTCCCGGCACTTTGCGGAAAACTCATGCGCACGCGTGGCGTACCGCGGATCATCGCGCAGCAAGTGCCCGTAGTCTTTCACGTTCGAACCACAACCTGCCGCATTCACTACGATGGCCTGCACATTCGCCCGCTCAAATACATCGATTAACCGCCGTGCATAATCAAGTGACTGCTTCTCTTCGCCGGCATGGGTCATGAGGGCGCCGCAGCAGCCTTGCTCTGGCGGGATCACAACTTCGCAGCCTTCCGCAGCGAGCACTCGAGCCGTGGCCGCGTTCACCTCGGGAAACATCACGCTCTGCACGCAGCCCGCAAGTAAGCCAACTCGAGCCCGAGCTGCCCCGATTGCGGGAACCTTACCTGGCAGATTCTGCCTCAAGCTGGCCACGGTAACCGTGGGAAGCAACTCCTCGATTCCTTGCAAGCCCTTCGGTAAGACTCTCTTCAAACCGGATCGTCGAAACAGCGCTTGCACGCCAAAGCGCTGGTACAACCACAGCGGAAGCAGCAGACTCCGTAGGATTCTGGGACGCGGGAAAACATAGAAAATCAGGCGGCGGTGCAAGCGCTCGATCCAGGGCCGCCGAAAATGCCGCTCGATCTGCGCGCGTGTGGCGGTGACGATTTTGTCGTATTGCACCCCCGACGGACATGCCGTCATGCAGGCCATGCAACTGAGACACCGGTCGAGGTGGCGCACGAACGTCTCATTGATCTCGGCTTTGCCCTCGCTCGCCATCTTCATCAGGTAAATTCGCCCGCGAGGCGAATCCATCTCCTCGCGCCATAGGGCGTAGGTCGGGCAGGTAGGCAGGCAGAAGCCGCAATGAACACACTCGTCAATCAACTTTTGCGCTGGGGGGTTGTGACTGTCAAATGCAGACTTGCCGCCGAGATCTTTGGCGACAGATCCAGGTATCGGAGCGGACTCGTGCGCCGCGGCCATCAAATACCTCCTACAAAGCGCCCCGGGTTGAGGATGCCATGCGGATCCAGTTGTCTCTTTATTCGACGCATGAGTTCGATGGAATCAGCTGGGGATCCCCAAACATTGATTGCCGATTTCTTCTCCGCTGGACACCCGAGGACGGCCAGGCTTCCGCCCAAACCTGCCAGATGCGTCCGCAAGCTCAACACGATGTCCGCAAGCTTTTCAGATGTGGCCTCCAGCCGCAGCAATCCGATGCCGACCCCCTCGGCGATCATTTGCCACTTCAGATCGTGAGTCTGCTCCAACGACACCAGCCGCTCCAACACCTTGCCCAGGTCTCCCGGCAGCGCGCTGAATTTGGCTACCAAAGCGCTGTCACCTCCCAGCCAGAAGGCTAGGGCCTCGCGAATGTGCCACACTTGAGGGCCGGCATCCGCCGCTGGTTCCAGTCGAGTCATCCTCACCAGCTTCTCCACCTGGGCGGCGATGCCTTCGGCTGTGCCCTCGAAACCAACGTCCAGATGCGCGTTCTCCCCCGAGCTGGCGCGATACTGCAATCCGGAGCACACCAACTGGGAGTCAAGCACTTTCAGCAGGAGCGTCCCTAAAGCCGCGGAATCAGAAAATTCAAAGCTGACGACCCGCGATTGGCGCGGGAGTGGGTGCAGGCGAAACACCGCTTCCGTAATGACGCCCAAGGTTCCCAGCGAGCCGGTGGCCAGCTTGGGGAGATCATATCCCGCGACATTCTTCACCACTTTGCCACCGCTACGGGCGAGCGTCCCATCAGCCAAAGCCAAAGTAATCCCAATCACCAGATCCCTGAGAGAACCGAAGCGCAAGCGCAGGGATCCGCTGTCGTTGGCCGCCAGAATGCCACCGATGGTGGCCCGTTCCGGCCAAAGGGGATCGATCGCCAGCCGCTGTCCATGTTGAGCCAGCGTCCGTTGCAGTACGGCGACCGTGCAGCCTGCCTCCACGGTTACGGTCATGTCGGCCCATGCGTGCTCGAGCACACGGTTCAGACGAGCAGTGGAAAGAATGAGATCGGCGCAGCGGGGTGGATTTCCCCACCCTAATTTCGTCCCTCCGCCGCGTGGAATGACTCCAATACCGGCCCCATCAGCGATTTCCAACACATGTCCAATCTCGGCGGAAGTGCCAGGCTCAATTACGGTCTCTGGATCTACGCCGTCAATTGCCTCCTGCGGCGTGGCGGAACGGATGTGGTCTTCACCCACGACGCTGCGCAGCTCTTCCGCCAGTTCGGAGACTCTCTGCGGCATGGGAGGACGTGGAGACATGACCCTTGCAGGTTAAAAATACTCCGCCACTCCTGCTATCTCGAGGGGATGCGGTTCGTATGGTCCTGTCTTTTCGGCACACAATCGTGGCCGCGGAAAGACTTTGGTCGGATTCGAGAGCAATTCGGGATCAAACGCACAGCGCACGCGCTGCATGGTGTCGAGATCCGGCTCGGAGAACATCTCCGCCATGAAGCCTTTCTTCTCTTCCCCGACTCCATGTTCCCCGGTGATCGAACCGCCGGCTTGTATGCAGAGCCGGAGAATATCGCCGGAAAGTTTTTCCGCCAGTTGCTCCTGCCCGGGAATGCGTCGGTCGTACAGGACCAGGGGATGAAGGTTGCCATCCCCGGCGTGAAATACATTGGCAACGCGCAGCCCCACCGCACCACTCATTTTCTCAATCTCATCGAGCACCTTCGGCAAGGCGGTACGTGGAATCACTCCATCCTGCACGATATAGTTGGGGGAAATGCGGCCCATGGCGGCGAACGCCGCTTTGCGTCCTTTCCAGATTACGATGCGCTCGGCCTCGGTTTGGGCTACGCGTATCTCCCAGGCGCCATTCGCGGTGCAAACCTCTCTGACTTGCGACATCAGCGACTCGACTTCCGCTGTCACTCCATCCAATTCCACCAGCAACAAGCCACCACAGTTCGGATAATTCGCGTGCACGGAGGCTTCCGCGGCCTGTATCGCCAGGTTGTCCATCATCTCGATCGCCGCCGGCAAAATTCCCGCCGCTATGATTCCGCTCACCGCCGCCCCAGCCTGTCGGGTCGTATCAAATGCAGCGAGTAGAGTCTTGATCGTTTCCGGACGCTTCACGATCCGCAGAATAATTTTGGTCGCAATACCAAGCGTGCCTTCTGATCCCACGAACACTCCCGGCAGGTCATAGCCAGGGTGATCCAGGGTCTTGCCACCTAGATGAATGAGCGACCCGTCCGGTAGCACCACCTCCATGCCTAGCACATGCGTGGTGGTAAATCCATATTTCAGGCAATGTGCGCCGCCGGAGTTCTCAGCTACATTTCCTCCAATGCTGCAGACCTGCTGGGAGGAGGGATCAGGTGCATAGAAGAAGCCGGCCCCAGCCACTTCCTGAGTGACGCTGGAGTTGATGACGCCAGGCTCCACTACCACGCGTGCATTCAGATAATCTACTTCGAGGATGCGAGTCATGCGCGCCAGGCTGATTACGATACCGTTCTCGATAGGTAAGGCGCCGCCTGACAGCCCAGTTCCCGAACCACGCGCCACAAAAGGTATTCTCTCTCTGGCGCAGAGACCAACAATTGCCTGTACTTGCTCGCTAGAAGTGGGCAGGACGACGGCAGCAGGCATCACCCGAAAATTCGTCAGCCCGTCGCACTCGTAGGTGCGCAACTGTTGCGGCTGGGTGATTAAGCCTTCGTTGCCAACCACCCGCCGGAGCTCGGTAAGAATACGAGCTTCCATGGTTCGACTACTTCACAAAAGTCAGGCCGTGCGGCACCAGATGCGGCACTACGTAAGCGTAGATCATCACGATCGCGCCCACGATCGCACCCAGGGCAATCGAGTGCCATACGACGAACCGGAAAATCACGCCTTCGTTGCCTACTTGATTCGTGGCGGAAGTGGCCACCACAATCGATTGCGCATCCACCATCTTTCCCATCACGCCTCCGGCGCTGTTGGCGGCTGCCATAAGCACAGGATCAAGGTTGAGCTGCTTGGCGGTGATGACCTGCAAGCTGCCAAAGAGCGCGTTGGAAGAGGTATCGCTTCCAGTTAGCGCCACACCCAGCCAACCCAGGAACGTCCCAAAGAACGGGAAGAACCAGCCGGTTCGGGTAAAGGCGAGTCCCAAGACGGCGTCGAGACCTGAATAGCGCGTGACAAACCCCAAGCCGAGCATGAAGGAGATAGCGATCATGGCCAGCTTCATGCGCTTCAGGGTAAACCAAAAGATCCCTAGCAGCTTGCCTGGACCCAGCCCGAGCAGCAGCCCCGATACGATCGCCGCCAGGAAGCAACCAGTCCCGGTAGCAGACAGCCAGTTGAAATCATATCGCGCCGCCTCGGGAGTTGGTTTGCTAACCACTGGGGCAGCTCGTGTGACCGCGCCGTGCAGATAGGGGACATTCCACCCCGGCGGACCGGGCCGCTTTTTGCCGTCTGGAAGGATCACCGTGAAAGCCGGCGTAGTGGCCTTGTTCATGGCCAGCTTGATGCTGGGCAGCCCCCACAGCAGCACGAACAGGGACAGCACGGCGAACGGCATCCACGCCTTGGCGATCTGCCCGGCTGTGTAGTGATGCAGAGTGGCGGGCGTCCCCGGAACTTCCCAAGTCGCACCTTGTTGGTCTTCGACTTTCTCATCGGGCGAGCCGGGACCTCCGGCGTCGTCATGCTCAAATCGCCAGATGCGTTTTGGTTTCCAGAAGTGAAGGAAAACGACCGTCGCTATCAGCGAAACCACGCCGCCGGCGATATCCACCAGGTTGCTGTCGACGTGGTTAGACCAAAGGAATTGCGTGATCGCAAACGACACTCCAACCACCAAGATCGCGGGCAACACCTCAAAGGTCTCAGCCCAGCCGACCATGGCGCGCACCAGCCAGAAGGGCACGATAACCGCCGTAAAAGGAAGGATGCGTCCGATCATGGCATTGATATCGGATTCTGGCAGCGCGGTCACTGCTGCGAGTGTGTGTACAGGGGTTCCAATCGCGCCCCAGGCAACCGGAGCAGTATTCGCGATCAGATTCAGGGCGGCTGAGTAGAAAGGCTTAAAGCCCAGGCCGATCATGAAAGCGCCGGCAATAGCCACCGGTGCGCCAAATCCTGCAGCCCCTTCAATGAAAGCTCCAAAGCAGAACGCAACCAGCAACAGTTGCAGCCTGCGATCGGCGGTGATCCCGGCCACGGATTCTTTCATGATCTCGAATTGGCCGGTATGCACGGAGATGTCGTAGAGATAAACAGCCGCGAGAACGATCCAGGCAATCTTCAGTAGTCCAAAGGCGACTCCATACAGAAAGCTCATTCCTGCCAGTACCACAGGCATGTGGAAGAAAATCATCGCCGCCAGAATGGCGGTGAGTGCTCCCGCCATTGCGCACCAATGCGGGCGGATGCGCAGGCCTGCCAGCATAGTGAACAGGACAATGATGGGTAGAGCAGCCACTATGGTGGACAGCCACCAATGCCCGAAGGGGTCATACACCTGGGTCCAAGTCATTGCTCCTCCTGAAAGAGAACAGCGATTCGACTGCCAGGTTCCCACTGCTTTAGCACTTCACAGGATTCAATGCTTCACGACGGATCATGCTCTCATTCAGCGATCCCCCAACTTTTTCGGAAAGGCCGATTGAGGAATGGCGGGTATTGGATCGCCTGGCGCAATTCCCCGCATTGCGTAGCTTCAGATATTCCCGCAAAACGCCCTTGTCAAGAGCTTTTTCGGCAAAATTGCTCTGAAAACGACTAATCAAGAAGCTGACTGCTTCTGTCCGGTCTGATCTTGCACCCCAGGGCTTCCCTTTTGACTTGACCGCGCTAACAAGCCTATTATTTCCAGCCACAAGATCCGGCGACTTTCCAGCCTGGAGGCATCGCCATGGAATACAAGATCAGGGAGAGCAACGGCGTCACCATCGTCGATCTGAACGGAAGACTGAGTCTGGGCGAGGCAATCGCTTTCGGCCCGGGTAGCGGCACTTCCTTGCGTGATGTAGTACCCAAGCTCCTGAAAGAGGGCAAACGAAAGATCCTTCTAAACCTGAAGGACGTTAATTACATCGACAGCTCCGGAATCGGCGACATCATCACTGCTTATAGCTCGACTCGGAACCAGGGCGGTGAACTGAGACTCGCCAGCCCCAGTCCGCAGGTCCGCGACCTGTTCCAGATCACGAAGCTCTATACGATCCTGGATGTCAGCGACGATGAGACCACTGCACTGAAGGGATTCCAGAAAGCGGGTCAGCCTAGTACCTCGGTAGCTTAAAAGCTATCTTATTAATCGGTTTTGAAAGGCTGCGGCTGAGCCGCGCCGTCCAGAGCCGTACAGATCCTGGGCTTTGAGCCCCTGAGGGGAATCAACCTTTACTCCCTTCGGTCCCTTATGAAATAGCTTGATCGCTTCTAGGCTGATTCGCTTTCACACAGGGTTCGTCCACCCCAGCCAAGGGTTGCAGATTCAAAGTACATCTTTTTCTGAAGAAATGCCGAGACTACCGTAGCGGCATCCATTTTCTGGCCGTCCACGGAATAATTCAGCTGCCGCATGTCGTCCGCGTTGATACCTTCCGCTAACTTCTGCAGATTGGACCGGATCTGCGGAAAATTTCGCACCGCCTCACTCCGCACGATGGGCACAGCGTCATACGGCGGAAAGTAGTGGCGGTCGTCTTCCAGGACCACTAGATCGAGCGCTCTAATCAATCCATCTGTATTGGAGCCCGCAACCAGGTCCACCTGGCGGTTCTCCAGAGCGCGATATAGCAACCCCAAATCCATTACCCGTGGCGCTTCCGCGAACCGCAGACCATATGTTTGCACCAGACCCTCGTACCCATCCTTACGCTCAAGAAATTCGTAGCCAATGCCCATTCGTAATTTCGGGGCATACGGCGCCAACTCTGACAGCGATTTCACAGTCATCTGGCGCGCATCTGCACCTCGCATCACAATGGCAAAGCTGTTGTTGAACCCCAGCGGTGGCATCACTTCCAATCCCCACCTGCGCAGATACTCGGACTTCACCTCCTGATACACACTCTGCGAATCGCCGTGAGGTTCCGCTTTCAAAATCGCCGTCAAAGCCGTGCCCGTGTATTCCACATACAGATCGATTCGGCCGGCCAGGAGTGCCTGATGACAGATGTAAGTCCCGGCGAGATAGAAACGCCGCTCGACCGGCAAGCTGGCAGTCCTCTCCAGATACTGCGCCAGTAGTTCGCCGAGGATGAGCTGTTCGGTGAAGTTCTTGGAACCGATGGTGACCTGCCTGGATCGCGGCCTGCATGCAGCCAGCAGCAAGGGTAGTGCTGCCAGCAAGCTCCGCCGCGTCATTGTTCTCCGTGGCGGTGACGAACCAGGATGCGCTGCAATCCGCCGACAACTGCATCCGCAAAAAGCGCCAGCAATGCCGCCGGAATCGCGCCTGCAAGGATTACGTTGTTGTCCACCATGGAGAGCCCGCGGAAAATAAACTCCCCCAATCCGCCGGCCCCGACTGCCGCTGCGATGGTTGCCACCCCCACCGCAATCACCGTTGCTACCCGAATTCCCGCGAGAATCACCGGCGCCGACAGCGGCAATTCCACTCGCCACAATAGCTGAGCATTGGTCAGACCCATCGCGTTCGCCGCATATCTCACTCCGGGATCGACGCCCTTGATCCCCGTGTAGGTATTGCGAACGACCGGGAGTAGCGCGTAGAGCGTCAAGGCTACGATCGCCAACCTGCTCGCCCGGACTCCCAGCCACGGCACTGGCATCAGCAAGCCAAACAGCGCAAGACTCGGTACGGTTTGAATCACGTTGTTGAAACCCAGAACCGCGGCTGACAACTTCGGGCGGCGGGTAAGAAGAATTCCCAGCGGCACGCCGATAGCCACCGCAATGAGCATTGAAATTCCGACCAGCCATAGATGTTCGCTGGTCAACGTAAGCACTTCCTGGCGGTGATTGGAGATAAAGCGAAGAAAGTTCATGCCGGTCCCCGATCAGCTTTCGAAGATCTTCTGCATGGCCCGGAACGAATCCGCATAAGCCTTGGCCACCGGAAGCTCGGAATTCAGAAACTCATGCGGCGTGAACACATCCTGTAATCTGCCATCCTCAATAAGCGCGATACGGTCTCCCAGCATCAGCGCTTCGCTCACGTCATGGGTGACGAACACCACCGTCTTGCCCAGGCTTTCTTGCAGCAGCCGGAATTCTTGTTGCAGCTCGGCGCGCGTAAGCGGATCAAGCGCTCCAAATGGCTCATCCATCAGCAGAATTGGCGGATCGGCTGCCAGTGCCCTCGCCAGCCCAACCCTCTGCCTCTGGCCGCCTGACAACTGACTCGGATATCGCGCGCCAAACTCCTCCAGGCTAAGCCCCACCAGCTTCATCACCTCCTGCAACCGGCGCTCAAGCTTTGACTTCTCCCAACCCTGAAGCATGGGCACGAGCATTACATTTTTCCGCACGGTGTAATGCGGAAACAGCCCCACCTCCTGAATCGCGTATCCGATGTGCCGGCGGAGCGGAATCAGATTCCACTCCGAAGTCGGCTTCCCCTCCACGCACACCTCGCCGCGGCTGGGCTTCAGCAGTCCATTGATCATTTTGAGGAGAGTGGTCTTGCCGGAGCCGCTCCGGCCCAGGAACATCAGGATTTCGCCCTTGTAGACCTGCAGGCTCAAATCGGAGAGCAGCGCGCGACCGGAGTCCAGCAAGTACGAAACATCCTGGAACTCGATCGTAGCTTCGTCCAACCCGCCCGTCCTTACACTCGCAGAAGGCCTGCTTACGGTGAGGCTTTGCAGTCCGCGCCGCAGACACAATAATTCATGCTTATGCCAGCGCCCCCGAATACGTGGCTCGCTTAAGAAAACTGCCCGTGCCCGGCTTGCCGTGAAACTTGTCTCCTTCCACCAGAACCCGGCCTCGCGACAGCACTACTTCCGGCATTCCCGTCACGGTTATGCCTTCAAACATGCTGTAATCCACCCTCATGTGATGCGTCTTGGCGCTGATGGTGTGCTGTCGTTTCGGATTAAACACCACCAGATCCGCATCGCTGCCCACAGCAACGGTTCCCTTTCGCGGGTAGAGCCCGAAGAGTTTGGCCGGAGTGGTTGAGACGATCTCCACAAATCGGTTCACGCTGAAACGCCCGCCGCTAACACCTCCGGAATACACCAGGCTCATGCGGTGCTCGATTCCCGGCCCGCCATTGGGAATCTTCGTGAAGTCATCCTTTCCCAATTCTTTCTGCTCCTTGAAGCAGAACGGGCAGTGATCGGTAGAAACCACCTGCAGATGATCGTGCTTCAGGCCCTGCCACAGCTTCTCCTGATGCCACTTCTCGCGCAGCGGTGGCGTGAACACGTACTTGGCTCCTTCAAAACCCGGCACGTCGAAATTCTCCAGCGAGAGATACAGATACTGCGGGCATGTCTCCGCATACACCGGAAGGCCGCGATCCCGCCCTTCCCGCACCTTTTCCATCGCATCGTTGCAGCTCAGATGAACGATATAGAGTGGCGCGCCCGCCATTTCCGCCAGTGCGATGGCTCGCGCCGTCGCCTCTGCCTCTGCCGTTGTCGGGCGGGTTAAGGCGTGATACTTGGGTGCAGTCTTCCCTTCCGCCAGCGCCTGGCGCACGATCACATCGATGGCTCCGCCATTCTCCGCATGCATGCAGACCATGGCTCCGTTTTTGCCAGTGGTGCGCAGGGCCTTGAAGATGGTGGCATCGTCAAGCATGAATACTCCGGGATAAGCCATGAACAGCTTGAAGCTGGTCACGCCCTCCCGCACCAACTGATTCATTTCCTCCAGACGCGCATCCGGAAGATCGGTGATGATGCAGTGGAATCCATAATCTCCAATCGCTTTGCGGGAAGCCTTCTCCATCCAGGCATCGAATGCCGTGCGCAGGCTTTGTCCTTTGTATTGGATCGCGAAGTCAATCAGCGTGGTTGTTCCGCCGAACAGCGCCGCACGCGTGCCAGTCTCAAAGTCATCGGAACTGGTGGTCCCGCCGAATGGCATATCCAAATGTGTATGGACGTCGATCCCGCCCGGCAATACGTAGCTGCCGCTGGCATCGATGATGCGCGTCGCATTGTCGCGTGGCAGAGCCTCCGCGAGCGCAACCACTTTCTCCCCTCTGATTCCCACATCGGCCTTAAAGCTGTCAGTTGCGGTTGCAACTGTGCCATTAGCCACGACGATGTCGAATGCCATCTCCCCAATCCCCTCGGAACGCGGTCTGCACCGAATTGTATGCTAGAATCCCGCAACTTTGTTGTTGCAGCACCGCGGAGGATGGCATGCGGTTCGGGATCACTCTTAAGCCGGACATCAGTGTCGAACGGGTCGTCAATTTGACGCGCCAGGCGGAGCAGGCAGGATTTGAATACGGCTGGATCTTCGATTCCCATGTGCTCTGGAAAGAGCCCTTTCCCCTGCTCACCTTGATGGCGGTTAATTCCCGGCGCATGAAGCTGGGCCCCTGCGTCACCAATCCCGCGGTGCGCGATATCACTGTCATGTCCAGCCTGTTTGCCACGCTGGATCTGATTTCCAATCACCGCATGCAACTCGGGATCGGACGCGGCGATAGCTCACGTCGAGTCTTAGGAAAAAAGCCGGTCACGCCGTCCGAGTTAGAGCAATCCATTGCAGACTTTCGCGCCCTCACCTCTGGCAAGAGCATTCAATATCATCATGTGTCGACGCAGCTCTCCTGGGCCACGGGTGCGCCTCCCGTCTGGGTAGCGGGTTACGGGCCTAAGGTGCTCAACATGGCAGGAAGGGTCGCGGATGGAGTCATTCTGCAATTCGCCGATCCCGACCTGATCGAATGGTGCGTCTCTTTTGTACACCAGGGCGCGCGCGAAGCTGGCCGCGATCCCAAAGCAATCGAGATTATGGCCGCGGCTCCGGTCTGGGTAGCGAATGATCTGAAAGTGGCTCGCGAGCGGGTCCGCTGGTTCCCTGCCCTGGTCTCGAATCATGTGGTCGATCTTCTCTCCCGCTACAAGGCTGAAGAACTCCCGTCTGCCCTGACCAGCTACGTTCACAACCGCGGCGCCTACGATTACCAGCACCACTGCGAGGTCGGCAGCGACAACTCAGAATTCGTCAGCGACGAAGTTGTGGATCGCTTCTGCCTGGTCGGTCCTGTCGAAGCTCACATCGAAAAGTTGAGGGTCCTCGAGGGGGTAGGAGTCACACAATTCAACATCTACCTAATGTGTGGAGAGGAAGAGGAGACGTTGGAGACCTACTGCCATGAGGTATTGCCGCAGTTCCAGGCAAAGCTGGCTGGCGCGGCTTCATAGCGTGCAGCCTCGCAGCCACTCAATCCGCTGATGCCGGATCTTCTAACCGCAACGGCACGGAGCGCATCGCCGCATAGTACGTCGCAAACGATACAGCGAAGCCGACGAACCAGGAGTAGTCGTACAAAACCCTGAGTGGCGGCACCACCAGCCCGACCAGGGCCAGCGCCGCTCCCAACACCAGTGCGCTGATGGCTTTTCCATTAAATCCGCTGGAATACTCATACGCCCCACCACGCAAGTACAGGTCCGGCACGAGCAGCGCACGCCTGCGGATGATCCAGTAATCGCAGATCATGATTCCGGCAACCGGGCCCAGCAAGGCGGCATATCCGCCCAGCCAGCCAAAAATGAACGTGCGGTGGTTCGCTAGGAGTTTCCAGGGCATCATGGCTACACCCAGCAGACAAGTAATTACTCCTCCAGTTTTGAAGCTGATGCGCTTCGGCCACAAATTAGAAAAATCGTTCGCTGGCGAAACAACGTTGGCGCCAATATTCACATTCAGCGTCGCCAGAAGAATCGCCAGCAATGCGATAGCC includes the following:
- a CDS encoding STAS domain-containing protein, giving the protein MEYKIRESNGVTIVDLNGRLSLGEAIAFGPGSGTSLRDVVPKLLKEGKRKILLNLKDVNYIDSSGIGDIITAYSSTRNQGGELRLASPSPQVRDLFQITKLYTILDVSDDETTALKGFQKAGQPSTSVA
- a CDS encoding glycine betaine ABC transporter substrate-binding protein: MTRRSLLAALPLLLAACRPRSRQVTIGSKNFTEQLILGELLAQYLERTASLPVERRFYLAGTYICHQALLAGRIDLYVEYTGTALTAILKAEPHGDSQSVYQEVKSEYLRRWGLEVMPPLGFNNSFAIVMRGADARQMTVKSLSELAPYAPKLRMGIGYEFLERKDGYEGLVQTYGLRFAEAPRVMDLGLLYRALENRQVDLVAGSNTDGLIRALDLVVLEDDRHYFPPYDAVPIVRSEAVRNFPQIRSNLQKLAEGINADDMRQLNYSVDGQKMDAATVVSAFLQKKMYFESATLGWGGRTLCESESA
- a CDS encoding ABC transporter permease, with amino-acid sequence MNFLRFISNHRQEVLTLTSEHLWLVGISMLIAVAIGVPLGILLTRRPKLSAAVLGFNNVIQTVPSLALFGLLMPVPWLGVRASRLAIVALTLYALLPVVRNTYTGIKGVDPGVRYAANAMGLTNAQLLWRVELPLSAPVILAGIRVATVIAVGVATIAAAVGAGGLGEFIFRGLSMVDNNVILAGAIPAALLALFADAVVGGLQRILVRHRHGEQ
- a CDS encoding ATP-binding cassette domain-containing protein: MDEATIEFQDVSYLLDSGRALLSDLSLQVYKGEILMFLGRSGSGKTTLLKMINGLLKPSRGEVCVEGKPTSEWNLIPLRRHIGYAIQEVGLFPHYTVRKNVMLVPMLQGWEKSKLERRLQEVMKLVGLSLEEFGARYPSQLSGGQRQRVGLARALAADPPILLMDEPFGALDPLTRAELQQEFRLLQESLGKTVVFVTHDVSEALMLGDRIALIEDGRLQDVFTPHEFLNSELPVAKAYADSFRAMQKIFES
- the hydA gene encoding dihydropyrimidinase; its protein translation is MAFDIVVANGTVATATDSFKADVGIRGEKVVALAEALPRDNATRIIDASGSYVLPGGIDVHTHLDMPFGGTTSSDDFETGTRAALFGGTTTLIDFAIQYKGQSLRTAFDAWMEKASRKAIGDYGFHCIITDLPDARLEEMNQLVREGVTSFKLFMAYPGVFMLDDATIFKALRTTGKNGAMVCMHAENGGAIDVIVRQALAEGKTAPKYHALTRPTTAEAEATARAIALAEMAGAPLYIVHLSCNDAMEKVREGRDRGLPVYAETCPQYLYLSLENFDVPGFEGAKYVFTPPLREKWHQEKLWQGLKHDHLQVVSTDHCPFCFKEQKELGKDDFTKIPNGGPGIEHRMSLVYSGGVSGGRFSVNRFVEIVSTTPAKLFGLYPRKGTVAVGSDADLVVFNPKRQHTISAKTHHMRVDYSMFEGITVTGMPEVVLSRGRVLVEGDKFHGKPGTGSFLKRATYSGALA
- a CDS encoding TIGR03842 family LLM class F420-dependent oxidoreductase, producing the protein MRFGITLKPDISVERVVNLTRQAEQAGFEYGWIFDSHVLWKEPFPLLTLMAVNSRRMKLGPCVTNPAVRDITVMSSLFATLDLISNHRMQLGIGRGDSSRRVLGKKPVTPSELEQSIADFRALTSGKSIQYHHVSTQLSWATGAPPVWVAGYGPKVLNMAGRVADGVILQFADPDLIEWCVSFVHQGAREAGRDPKAIEIMAAAPVWVANDLKVARERVRWFPALVSNHVVDLLSRYKAEELPSALTSYVHNRGAYDYQHHCEVGSDNSEFVSDEVVDRFCLVGPVEAHIEKLRVLEGVGVTQFNIYLMCGEEEETLETYCHEVLPQFQAKLAGAAS